AACGGCTGAAAGGCATGGTGGGACCGGACGATCCAAACTATGTTTGACGCCAAGCTAGATAAGTGGACCGCTAATGGCTCGCGGCGAGTTGATGAAAAAGCTGTTAGCGAGTTACGGCCGGGACGACGAATTCCGGGCGATTGCTGAACAGATCATTCTGGAGGAGGAGCAGAAGAACAACCACGTTCTAGCTCGGTCGCTCCGCCAAACCCTAGACCATGCCTCGAACCGCGCGCCCCCACCGCGGGCGCTGGCACCGCTCATTCCGTTCCCGGACGCCGCCAACGATTTCGTCGAGCGCGTCGAGCCGGAGCACACCAAGGACGACATTGTTCTCAGCAAGGCCAATATCCGGATCTTTTCCGGACTAATTCAGGAATTTCGCCGCGCTGATGACATCCGCCGCAGCGGACTCCCGGTGCGCTCGAAGCTGCTGTTCTGTGGACCTCCGGGCTGCGGAAAGACTCTTTGCACCGAGATCTTCGCGGGCGAGCTCGGGCTTCCGCTGTTCGTGGTCAAGATCGACCGCCTGATCTCCTCCTATCTTGGCGAAACCGCGACCAACATTCGCAAGATTTTCGAGTTCGCGCGCAAGCAGCCCTGCGTCCTCTTTCTCGACGAATTTGATGCGCTGGCGCGCTCGCGTGATGATACGAGCGAGCACAACGAGCTGCGGCGCGTGGTCAACAGTCTTTTGATCTTCATCGACCGAATCAAGCCGAAGGGCTTTCTGGTTGCGGCGACCAATCTCGACCAGTCCCTTGACCCCGCGGTCTGGCGCCGCTTCGACGAGGTCATCTGGTTCGAAAAGCCGGACCGGGAGATGATCGAGCACTTCCTGGCGCTGAAATTCAAGAATATCAAAACAGCTTTCGATCCAGTCTCTCATGTCGGTTCGCTGGATGGCTATTCTTTCGCCGAAATCGAACGCATTTGCGTGCAGGCGATCAAGGCCGCCGTAATCGAGCGCCGCAAAGAGGTCCGTGAATTGGACTTCTGTCACGCCGTCGCTGATGAGATTCGACGGCGATCCGGCACCGCACGCCTGCAGCATTTGGAAGACTAATCCGGCGTGCCGCGCTACGACCA
This Bradyrhizobium sp. CCBAU 53421 DNA region includes the following protein-coding sequences:
- a CDS encoding AAA family ATPase, whose translation is MARGELMKKLLASYGRDDEFRAIAEQIILEEEQKNNHVLARSLRQTLDHASNRAPPPRALAPLIPFPDAANDFVERVEPEHTKDDIVLSKANIRIFSGLIQEFRRADDIRRSGLPVRSKLLFCGPPGCGKTLCTEIFAGELGLPLFVVKIDRLISSYLGETATNIRKIFEFARKQPCVLFLDEFDALARSRDDTSEHNELRRVVNSLLIFIDRIKPKGFLVAATNLDQSLDPAVWRRFDEVIWFEKPDREMIEHFLALKFKNIKTAFDPVSHVGSLDGYSFAEIERICVQAIKAAVIERRKEVRELDFCHAVADEIRRRSGTARLQHLED